The proteins below are encoded in one region of Pseudomonas sp. SCB32:
- a CDS encoding aldehyde dehydrogenase — MLASLPIKPESRAFLQRAPKMLIGADWTSASDGALMDLRNPATGEVLCQVPAGTAADVDRAVRAARQAFDDSAWSRTRPRERQNLLWKLADLMERDADLLAELECLNNGKSAAVARVMDVQLAIDFLRYMAGYATKIEGTTVDVSMPLMPEGDFHGYIRREAVGVVGAIVAWNFPLLLACWKLGPALATGCSVVLKPADETPLSALKLAELVLEAGYPAGVFNVVTGTGITAGAALSHHPLVDKLTFTGSTPVGKQIGKAAMDNMTRVTLELGGKSPTIVMADADLATAAAGAAQAIFFNQGQVCCAGSRLYVQRKHFDNVVADIAGIANGMKLGNGLDPSIDMGPLISAKQQKRVFDYIELGRDKGATIACGGEQFGPGYFVKPTVIVDVDQKNPLVQEEIFGPVLVAMPFDDIDDALRLANDSPYGLGASIWSNDLSAVHRMVPRIKSGSVWVNCHSALDPALPFGGYKMSGLGREMGAAAIEHYTELKSVLIRL, encoded by the coding sequence ATGCTCGCTTCCCTGCCCATCAAGCCCGAATCCCGCGCCTTCCTGCAGCGCGCGCCGAAAATGCTGATCGGCGCCGACTGGACCTCCGCCAGCGACGGCGCCCTGATGGACCTGCGCAACCCCGCCACCGGTGAGGTGCTCTGCCAGGTCCCGGCCGGCACCGCCGCCGACGTCGACCGCGCCGTGCGCGCCGCGCGCCAGGCCTTCGATGATTCGGCCTGGAGCCGCACCCGTCCGCGCGAACGGCAGAACCTGCTGTGGAAACTCGCCGACCTGATGGAACGCGACGCCGACCTGCTGGCCGAGCTGGAATGCCTGAACAACGGCAAGAGCGCGGCCGTCGCCCGCGTGATGGATGTGCAGCTGGCGATCGACTTCCTGCGCTACATGGCCGGCTACGCCACCAAGATCGAAGGCACCACCGTCGACGTGTCCATGCCGCTGATGCCCGAAGGCGACTTCCACGGCTACATCCGCCGCGAGGCCGTCGGCGTGGTAGGCGCCATCGTCGCCTGGAACTTCCCGCTGCTGCTGGCCTGCTGGAAACTCGGCCCGGCGCTGGCCACCGGCTGCAGTGTGGTCCTGAAACCCGCTGACGAAACCCCGCTGTCCGCCCTGAAACTCGCCGAGCTGGTGCTCGAAGCCGGCTACCCGGCGGGCGTGTTCAACGTCGTCACCGGCACCGGCATCACCGCCGGCGCCGCCCTCTCCCACCACCCGCTGGTGGACAAGCTGACCTTCACCGGCTCGACCCCGGTCGGCAAGCAGATCGGCAAGGCGGCCATGGACAACATGACCCGCGTGACCCTGGAGCTGGGCGGCAAGTCGCCGACCATCGTCATGGCCGACGCCGACCTCGCCACCGCCGCCGCTGGCGCCGCCCAGGCGATCTTCTTCAACCAGGGCCAGGTCTGCTGCGCCGGCTCGCGCCTCTACGTGCAGCGCAAGCACTTCGACAACGTGGTGGCCGACATCGCCGGCATCGCCAACGGCATGAAGCTGGGCAACGGCCTGGACCCGAGCATCGACATGGGCCCGCTGATCTCCGCCAAGCAGCAGAAGCGTGTGTTCGACTACATCGAACTGGGCCGCGACAAGGGCGCCACCATCGCCTGCGGCGGCGAGCAGTTCGGCCCTGGCTACTTCGTCAAACCCACGGTGATCGTCGACGTCGACCAGAAGAACCCGCTGGTGCAGGAAGAAATCTTCGGGCCGGTGCTGGTGGCCATGCCCTTCGACGACATCGACGACGCCCTGCGCCTGGCCAACGACAGCCCCTACGGTCTGGGCGCCAGCATCTGGTCCAACGACCTGTCGGCGGTGCACCGCATGGTGCCGCGCATCAAGTCCGGCTCGGTGTGGGTCAACTGCCACAGCGCGCTGGACCCGGCGCTACCCTTCGGCGGCTACAAGATGTCGGGCCTGGGCCGTGAAATGGGCGCCGCCGCCATCGAGCATTACACCGAGCTGAAATCGGTGCTGATCCGCCTGTAA